The segment agattgtgcctgaccaatctggtggccttctgtagTGGAGTGATAGCTTTGGTCGACGGGGGAagggcagtggatgtcatctacctggacttctacacagcctttgacatggtccctcagcacatccttctctctaaattaaaGAGGTATAGATtggaaggatggactgttcagtggagtaggaattggctggctggacacagccaaagggttgtgacaAATGGTTTTGTGCCAGGGTGGAGGCTgatcacaagcagtgtccctcaggggttggtcttgggaccggtgctcctcagcatcttcatcagggacacagacaatggcatcgagtgcaccctcagcaagtttgcagatgatacaaactgggcagtgcagtcgatagtctggaaggaagggaagccatccagagggacctggacaggctggagaggctgctggtgtcccatccctggaggcattcaaggccaagctacCCATGTTTGCCTTCTGTAGTTATCAGTGGggcaagaggaaaaataaagagtaCAGTGAAGTACAGAGTGCTTTTCTTGTATTGTTCAACTGCAAGTTCCTGTTTTCTCCAAGGCAAAAAGAATTCTGAGCTCAGCAAAAACAATTAAGGCAGTCATTTTAAGTATTAATTTCTGATGATGGTGGCTGCCTGTGTTCGGAGGTCACACTTAGTTGAAGCACACTGCGCCTGTGGAAATTCTGCTGAGCAATTAGCAAAAATACCCTTGTCATtaggaagaaacaagaacactgtTCTCCATAAAGTAATCAGTGGCGTTTCAGCAAGTGACACCTCTTtgttttacaggagaaaaaaactacAGATGAGCCTAACATATTAATTAACTGAGAACAAAACGTTAGGAAGGACAAGACTGTGCTTGAGTTTTCCCAGTAATGAGTGCCTGAATTCCAGAGTGGGTTTCTGAATCTTTGTTTCATCCTACGGGTCCTATGAAGGACTGTGCCTTCATTGTAATCTGCATCAGAAATGCCTCCTTTCTCAGGGCAAATCCAGCCATTGGATTAAGGGCAAAAATAATGTGCAGAGTAGGACTTCTATAGTACTCTATATTATAGAACTCTAAAGACAGACTATAATACTCTATATTACAGGGACTCTAAATACAgaatgctgttgttttgttttgttttgtttgatttttaatcTCTTTGAACAGCCAGATCAAGTAGCTGAGAAGCCTcgttccagcttttctgtaaaacttgAGTCATGAGGAGTGCTTTCTCTAACAGTGGTAGTGTTGGGACACACGCTTCTCTTTTTGCCACAGACTGAGCattgttctctctccttcttcatatcttgcaggaaagattgtttcacgtgtaatgaaaagctagtGTCCAGAAGATCACTGCGGCCAGATGGCAATTTTGATGCCCTCGTCAGTAAGACTTGTCCAAGCCCTGATGTATGTGAAGCTCATCAGGAGGGAATGCTAGCAAGAATCAGCTAACACAatagcagcaagctttcagtgacagcgtTCACGAAGGGTGAcgattcaggctgggagcaggtatgtcatcacctgacttgaccacatgtaacttgatgctagaagtacaccacgtcctccctccctgcatggcacgAGATTGCCTTtggaggagaagagagcagccaaagtaacttctgtgtgctgactagagagagaaaacttggtgtcactccttgcaagtcctgtggcagccagatatTGAGATAGCCACTCACAGGTAGCATGTCTTTGGTATCAGGGTGTAAGAGAATGAACTCTGTAGGAGCGCTGCTGTCATAGGCCACCAAGGGCCCGGGATGCCTGgctgaaatttgatgttgcaGATACCTAGGTGTCACTGGAATCCATGGAGTTGACACagtcctctgatggctggattTCTGCTTGCTAAGGGTATTCCTTTTGGTTTCTtggcttttcaggtgatttttgctttgctttccttggctttttagtacttcctccttctgttattgctcctggctttgttttgctttgctctttggtttttcttttgtatgtttgccttgcattgctcgAGAATTTTcgtttcttccttctcttcagtgctaagcattggtgagtgtttttctctttgtactgtgtttggCGTCTTTGGTTTGCCACGATATACACGAGTAAAGCACATGAATGGAATACAGTATCGTGActtgttttaattgctttgttttcctcgtttggttttgtttcccctgttgcttttcagtagtgcgccttttgctttgctttccattgtctttgtgtctggttggtttttttggttctttgttttcattacctgctcctttctttgcattagtttcttcctcccagaggagagcattccttgccttttcagaggatggttcttggctttgcttggagtttctcccttgctcttcattcttaGTTGCCTTACCTGGCTATGTcttccttgtccccttgccccagccttgctcttcctttgccttcacttacctgatgtgctctctcccttgattgttctgttctgtctgttcctttctggcttcttgaactgcagcctcctctctgggctttcctgccgtgcttgatgcatttgcagctccttggagtttcccaggtgggtccacgcctcctgggcctccttgcctcttcccttgtggtgctcttgtggctttttctccagctggctggatccaTGCGGGCCTATTGCCCTGTTTTCTCGGCATTGGTGTATGTAGATTGTTCtctgtcatcttcccaggcctagatgctgagtttttgcctcttccagactctgttgtcatctttgcttttccgtgagagtgtattctgttctgttagcgttggttgcttgtttttgaatttggtgtttgttgttgtttcatttattgttattggctttctttgatgtgcttggggtttttttttgttctttttttcagtttggtgctctttttttctttgcactgtatttttttcctagtagggtttcttttcctttctcttctactAGAAATTTTAGCtcctaacactaatccaaatgtataaacTGAAAGTCTGAACTCTAAATCACAAAGATGTGTGGTTTACatgggaactgtataatcacagcctgaccccctgtttgaccacctgaggcaagtgctgagtcagctgcaggggcacaggtgatggcagtttcacctgagtgaccggaaggggtggaccctggctgcagccctgctagacaccatgtaagggctgactcccaaggaggaaggatctctctctggaggtcACCCTTAGTGGAGCCCTTCTGCGTGCCCAGGATACAGGTAAGCTTGttatttcattcctcctttggaaacgCGATCATCTCTCTGGTCCTTTACCTATTTGCCTTATAATCTGCTTGCCATAcacacaggtaatgtttaaCCCTCCTAATGGGTAGCCCTTAAGCCTTTTCTGTTAACGCAACAGGGATGGTGTTAGCCCTCATCAAGTAAGGGCCACCCTTAGTCCTAACACCAAAGGGTAGCCCTTAACCATAACCAAAATGGGAATCTTTCGCTCTAATGCGATGTGGTAACTGTTCacctgtcactgaagggaagcccttCATCCTAACCTACTATGGTAACTCTTCATCCTAAACGCTAGCCTCTAACAGTAACCTTTAAGCCAATCCTTAGGGGTTTTCCTGAAGCCTTTGCACTGACTGAAATTAGTAGTATTTCCACGTGAAGCCTTATCTAATCCAGTAACCCGCCAATCTGATGCCAAAGGGTAACAGTCCGCAGTTAGTAGTAAGACTAAATAGTAGCACTTAACCGtaatccagcaggggatgagaccgagcttgtcttctgccagggctgctctcagccccagggcacggcgagcggctgcgggcagtgcatctcccagctgaggtgcctgtaaacatctgccagctgtccttgtggaCGGCCTGTCATCGTCATGgaaactgattgtaacagcacaaaggttccaggagcgtgggtgatgtcacctgtgacatcctctggggggcctggagccgcccttttttggccttgcagcccatcaagccaaagcctgctgtcctgcacgtggtcccactgggcagaaactcttgggacgtaggaaggttcaggggaggggacagatgcctgagggcattctttgattccatcccaagagttgtctttgtctttgttctttccatgtcatgtggtttttctttgcttatccttttgctatttaacatcttttctttcttttatgcttctttctctgttgctttgcattgcactgctttggttgtttgttgggttttttccttcttttcaggccaagccccaggggctgcttgggcaatgtcctcacttggagggggaggctgggtttcccatctgggggcttcatgcacaaatagcaaggaaaactcagacacagagcaatccTAAGCAAAGGCAcgccttttctgagacactgtctcaagccccctgagctcttttttcctacgaggtaactcccctgcttttttccatctcttattacaacaagagagatttccatcgctcttacaacagctcgccaaataatgttcttacccacagaagctgtcccttttctcagtaagagtCGCTTGAATCCCAGGCTGATTCCCTAAAACCAagtgtaatttttctccttcccagaaaccagtcaccaacagaagttgtcctgttagcccacatccaccaaaaatccctcaaatacactattcttacagccaaaccagaccattttTTTGTTCAATTGCAGTGCACTTACGGACcgtatttctagtcttgttcctgctgaggtagtggtaaagaaaccccagtctgcctgacagcaatacattgcttagagtaaagctgctggagcacgcaaaatgctgtcaggcgtccaagctgagcaacagacttcattcctgaattgcacagctaccagtagaagtgacctccacgctgtttggcctgtccaaggagttcacACAGCTGAGTAcccccatttctacacagagtggtatcccccgtcggctatcagctgctactgtaagcctttctgctgcttgaagccagaggggcctgacccagctggcccttagggacctcctttgacccaggcctccaacggaagtgtaccactggttaacccagaatggcaactgtagaccaaggctatcacaggcacagttttcccttgcccagggggtggaagggattcagtccagtaaatgaagatggaactgcttacccctttgtgaGGAAGAGGGCTCACACCAtactaaacaagagcagaatttgaagcagtgatccttcccttggggcagccagccctgaaatgaggtgagggaggggtggaaccaggctgcacccctttgtcatccaggtgaattgcttccctctttttgctcctgagcagaacaagatttgatgaggaggaaagcctgtgaagtccaaaaagactgctttcctacttccttcccGTTTGTGTTAGCTGGCTGTCACAGAGTTACCTAGATCAGTGTATGCCTGTGGCGGGGCAgtgggcctgttttcctgtgtttggcttccttgctttgccgtgatgctgtcttgagttcatgtgctggactcttgtatttcatgtctttgttttactttgctctgttttccttgttgtttgccgttcttttgtcagtcttgctttattgctgctcctgtgttgcaatacctttgttttgttcagatgtggtgattgatacttttccctttcccattcttggaactcttttctccctccttcagggtgttcctctttgtttctcggcttttcaggtgattttgctttgccttccttggctttttggtCCTTCCTCTTTTGGTTCTTCttcctggatttgctttccttttgtatATTTGCCTTCCTTGTGAATTTCCCTTATTTTCCGTGCTAAGCACTGTGCGAAGTTCAGGGGTGGGAAAAGGTACCGAGGTGCATGGatatgtagaagaaaagctctcctgctgttgCTGAGAGGTGATCCGAAGGAGGCCTCCCGAACaagcaccacaaaggcagcttgcttctccagatgctgcagcataagctcgtATTCCTTGTGGAGGACtccgttgtgcatctgcaggagctgctttggcatggaggattttgtggagttgctgccagtcgttgACAGATTGACAGTCTTGAGCTGTCAATCTGAAGAAGTGCAAACAGATGCGGACAAAGGAGAGTCAATGCGGTGTATTGAAAAAACATGCAAGGACATGACGCATAAGTTGCCAGGTTTGTGGGAAGGTCATATAGCGTACCTccccatatttatttttcagacatcaTCCTCCGTGCTAGTGAGGCTTTATCTGCTTGGTTTTCAGGGCAAGTTTCACATTCAGGGATATCCTGTGCAGTAGCGTCCTTGTTGCAGACCCTGTTTCTGTATTGCGTCTCTTCTGGGCCCGCTGAGCAAGAAGAAATTCCTTCTTGAGGTTGTCAAGGCACTATGAAAGTTTTCCGgcaaagctgtggatgccccgtccgtggaggtgttcaaggcctggTTGGGTGGCGTCCTGGGCTGCCTGGCCCAGTGGGTGGCATCGCTGCGCACAGTGGTGGGGTTGGACGTACCACTTGTTTAACGTCCCCTCCAAGCCAGGGCATTCTATGGTGCTGTGATTCTACGATGTAAGTGTGACAAGCGTCAGCTGTGGTTTTCTGTAGGTGTCAGGGAATGGTCCCCCACGGTGATGGTGCCCAGAGCAAGGGACAGAGCTCTGCGCCTACCCTGGGAGGACTCTCACCCTCCTGAGCTGCCCAACAGGATGTGCTCCCTGGGGGAggtggctgcactgcagcttcGCTGCCACGGTTGCGCCCAAATAGCCCCTGCTCTCCCCAGCAGAGGTGCCCCAAGCAGCGACCCCaggcagccctggtgcagcGCATCACAAGACAAGGGGCACACGGGGAGCCTCCTACCCAGCATCACGAGGCCGTGAAGTCGCAGTGCCCCACCTTGCTGTGCTGAGCCGTGAGGTCATAACGCCCATCTGTGACGTCTGTCCCGAGCTACAGGATCACTGTGTGCCTGCCTCGacagcagcacttgctgtggctgcagcagctgtggtggcaGCATGGCACGAGTGTGGGGGTCCGTGGCCCCTGTCCGTCTCGTTGTCGTCCTCCTCCTTACCGCCGTGTGTTCCCGGGAGAGCTTTGCTGCTCCGTGGCGAGCACCGGGAgcaggtgggtgggcagagaGGGGGCCAAaagtgagcagcactgggggccAAAAGTCAGGCTGTATCCCCGTGGTGCCAGAGCACGGTTCCCTGGGGCCTGCTTTCCATGGTGGTCCGATGGTGATGGGCAGCACCTCAGGGGCCAGGAAAGAGCccgtggcagctctgctccccagggctggtTCCAGCCGTTGTCGGGCCGTGACTTGGCCTcttgctggctggagcacagccttcaTCCTGGGAGTTGTCGTAGGGGGGAAGTTTAGAGgatgtgtgctgggaaaagCGTGAGCGTTTCTGACCCAGCCTCATGGCACTCCCCGTAGTCGAATGCCAGtattcagcacagccctggcccgcggcccagaggaagagacaggcaTGGTTTCCTCCAGTGTGACCTTCCTTTGTGTACGTGAGAGATCTCCCAGTAAGAAAGCCCGAGGGGCTGTATCTTCTTCCACGCGGTCCATGAGGCATGTGGAGAGAGTATTTTGTGAGCTGCCGGGTGCCAGCCAACAGGtcctcctggctgctctgcaacTTTGGAAATCACGGCCCGAGTCTTTCTTCCGTGCCGTTACCTGACCCACCTCCTGCTACTAAGGGAGAAGATGGCAACATGCAATGGGAACTAGTCTCGTCTGTTCTTCTTGATTCTAGATGGCGCCTTTGGTGTTCCGTTTCCGGATGGTCGCCTGGATCCGGATTTTGTGCCTCAGGGGAAACCCAGAGGTAAGTTGTGAGCGTGTGTTTCCTCAACGGCAGAACGATGCATGCCCTAACTGTTGGTAATTTTACTGAAGATGCTGTCAAGGTCTTCCTAATGTGCTTACACCTTGAAGGGCTTGCACAGATAAGTCCTAAGTGTTTGGTTAGTTGGAGAGCTGCCACATATGAGTGGGATGGTTACCCCTGCCATCAGCTGAGAGCACCCAGGCCTTGGTATGTGGGTCATTCCCTGACCCAGCGCCAGACCCTGCAGGTCACTCAGGAAATGTAGGCCCCAGTGTGCAGTGGAAGCTCTTCTCACCTGTGTCTGATCCCGCTTGTGCCTGCAGGCCCTCTTGGTCAATCAACAGCGTGGAATCGTGTCCCTGAGCCCGGTGTGGATGCTGGAGGTAAGTCTCCAGTCTTCATTTTCTCGATATTTGTTCCTATTTGGTTGTGATGGTTCAGCAGTGGTTCGTCTTTTCATTGGCCAGCGGGTTCTTCTCTGTGAGAAGCATGGGTGTTTACGATTTCTTGGGCGCTCCATGCTCCCAGTGTGGTGTTGGCTTGGCCTTTGTGCATCCGAGGCCCCCCAGTAATGAAGCCTCAAGGGGATGAGTGTTCTTCGGTGAGGTCCCTGAGAGTCCTTTCACGTGGCCTGGAGAGACTCTTTGGAatgctgcttcagcagctttCCAAAGCCAACAGGTCAGCTGGCTTGTGTGCCCCTCTGGATCTTTCATGCCGCGCCCGCATGGCAGGTGATTACCGGAGCCCCTTCCAGACGCTGCTGGTTCCTAAGGAAGAGGGAGATCACAGCGTGCAGTGGGAACGTTTCTCATGTGCCCTCGATTACAGCTGTGTCTCCAGGCAGTGGCTTGTCAAAGTCTCAGTTTAATCAGGTCCACGAGACTCAGTGCAGTCTCGTAGGTAGATCAGCAAAAGGGGGGAGCACTTAGGTTTTCATGTTGTTTCCAAGTGAAGTGTGTCTTCGTACTCcctttgcagaagagaagggaggaTGTGGGTCAGGATGAGTGGTGTGCGTGGCGTGCTTTGCCTTGCAAAGGTGTCTTTGCCAGCCACTCCAGCCGTGAGGTGTTTCGAGTGCcttctgcagagccagcaggcagGGTTCAGTTGAGTGTGAAGCTGGGTCGAGCTGCGGGAGAGCTTTCCTCTGGGCAGCTCCACACGTGGCTAGTTTTGCCACAATTGCGGTGCCACTGCAGGCACCCGGGGACTGTTGCAAAGATGCTCCTGAGTGGAAGGGAGAGAACAGTGTCATGAAGGAGTCCCCTGTTTTGATTGCCTCCTCTGTCATTCTGGCCGCAAGAATGTTTAATGAGagttgctgtgtgctgtgtttgcaggtGTGACTGGAGGTGTAGGTGATCCAGCTTCCCCTCTGCGATCCAGGATGCGTGGGAGTCCGTCATCTCACATGGGTATGTCATGGCTCTGTAGATCCTTTGTGACAGCTGACAGCGCAAAGGCCAAACGTCAGCCAGGTCTCTCGGCAGATGTGAGAGCGTAGTCCTGCGTGGTGTATGTCCTTGCACTGCGCGATCCCCTGCTATGCTCGGCAGCGCAGTTATGCCGCTGTGTGTGATGGAAACTTTTTGTGGACCTTTGGTTGCAGAAGTGCGGCCAGGGAAGGCGTTGCCAAGTCCTCagctctttcctgtgctggagccCCGCTGGAATCCCAGGGGTAAGTAGTTTATCTTTACTGACTTCACTGACTCCCCGCTGATCTTCCAAACTTCCGGCACAGGCGATGTAGCTTCCTACGTTGTGTTAGGTCCggaaagaggaaaggatacATCTAGAAGAGGGAGATACTCCCCGAGGTTATCTCCTGGGCTAAAGGAACTcctgaaggaaatggagaaggcagcGCGTGGTGGGTATACTTGAGTGTGTTCGCTGTGAGACTTGGGAAGCTGAGGTCTGATATGCATGGGTGGATAAGCTGTAGCCTGCACGGCAGGAAGGGATCTCTCAGAGCCGCGGTGTGGTGGTGTTCCGTGTAAGACCTTGCAGGCACTGTCAAGCTCCAGAGATGGTCTGCTGGcacttctgcatccagccaagaCCCTGAGACAGCTGCTCGCCCAGCACGACCGTAACttgtcagagctgctttgtgcagacaTTGGCACCCAGATGGCAGCAAGTGGCGAGTGCTGTGCTCCTGTTTGAACAaagccctctgtgctgctgagcaagttcaaggcaggaggagcatcccAAGCAGGGGTGGCTGTCTTTGCTAATGCTGGAAACGAGGTGGAGATGGTGATTCTGGAGATGGTTCTGCCGGAGCTTGAATTTGAGCGTGCAGGTGCCTGGCTGTGATGGGTGGAACAGGATGGTTGGTGATGGTCCCAGCACGGTGCGTGAGGGCCCTGGCCAGGGGCCTTATTCCTCGGGAGGCGTGAGAGGTTTTGGCACCCTCCAATTCCTGGGAGGGCCCAAATGCCCTTGGGCAGCGGAGGGGGTCGCAGTGGCTTTGGGGGGCCGGGACCTGCAGACTTTGCCTGAGCTCAGGGTAGGAGAAGCTCAGTTCCTGATGAGAGGACGTCGCATCCAATGGTACTGTCCTGTTTCTTTCGGAAGGAAGTGACCAACCATCTGCACAGGACGCGCTGCGGTTTGGCAGCCATCCCACACTGCCAGTCTCGGCCAGAGGAACACAGACAGCGCCGACAACTGGCATGCCAGGTAATTTGTGTCCTGTGGTCATCCAGTGTCACTAACCAGAgtcagtgtgtgcctgcaggctcttcctgcctgctcttGCACCCCAGGTCAGCAGCCAAACCTGAGCgtatgagcacagagcacatgTAAAAGAAGCCCGGGGTGGCTCTCTGAAAATGGCTGACCTCAGTGGGGTTTGGTGAGTTGTTCCAGCAGCATGCCCGAGAAGGTACATGCAGACCTCTGTGACGCCGCCGCTCACCTCCCAGTGCTCACAGAGAGTTGTGAGCTCTGCCCTTTTGGATCCTGTGTGGTAGGAGCGTGCAGGAGTATttctcccctgggctggctgcggctgtgccctgtgctggctcGAGGCTGACCTTCAGCCTGGGCGGTGTCCTGAGGAAGAGCTCAGGACACGTGCGCTGGGGAAAGTGTGAGGgcttctgctgtgcagtgctcccCGCAGCCAAAGCCCAGAGCCCAGGGCAGAGCGCCAGCCCTCGGCCCAGAGGAATACATGGGCAGTGGTGGTGCAGCCTCACCCTGCCCAACGAGAAGTGGAAGCAGTCCTTTTTGTCCCCTGGTGCTTAGGCACCAGAGACAGAGGTGGTAGCctctgatgaaaaagaaaatcccgTGGGTCCGTGAAGCGCACAGTGAGATGATCTGTAGCGCAGGTGATGGTAACATGCAGCattatctcatttctttcagggGTGGATGCTGGGAAA is part of the Gallus gallus isolate bGalGal1 unplaced genomic scaffold, bGalGal1.mat.broiler.GRCg7b scaffold_42, whole genome shotgun sequence genome and harbors:
- the LOC121108853 gene encoding uncharacterized protein LOC121108853 isoform X5, with the translated sequence MVQQGWQRHRLPVVFPSKASRQSLSPPLPPSAWLLWRGSGCALLRSAVQQEGLPLFASRCVSEDSALEFVPRRAQMAPLVFRFRMVAWIRILCLRGNPEALLVNQQRGIVSLSPVWMLEVLLCEKHGCLRFLGRSMLPVWCWLGLCASEAPQ